From a single Pseudomonas cremoricolorata genomic region:
- a CDS encoding phage protein NinX family protein: MTDTISVRASNLTGAALDWAVAQAENVETSWRYGRELVKVHDRHGIELIESIRSVYAPSTNWAQGGPLIDKHRGGFQWNANMGGSDTCYWAGPGNTTRWHYGPTALVAFCRSLVESKLGSHVQVPKELMP; the protein is encoded by the coding sequence ATGACCGACACAATCAGCGTCAGGGCATCCAACCTCACCGGCGCCGCGCTGGACTGGGCGGTGGCCCAAGCGGAAAACGTGGAAACAAGCTGGCGATACGGTCGCGAGCTGGTGAAAGTTCACGATCGTCACGGGATCGAGCTGATCGAAAGCATCCGCTCCGTCTACGCGCCGTCCACGAACTGGGCCCAAGGAGGCCCGCTGATCGACAAGCACCGCGGCGGCTTCCAGTGGAACGCCAACATGGGCGGCAGCGACACCTGCTACTGGGCTGGCCCTGGTAACACGACGCGCTGGCACTACGGGCCGACGGCGCTGGTCGCGTTCTGCCGTTCGCTGGTGGAGAGCAAGCTGGGAAGCCATGTGCAGGTGCCGAAGGAGCTGATGCCGTGA
- a CDS encoding helix-turn-helix transcriptional regulator, translating to MEQEIIHIPELAKMLGRSESAIRSARQAGASWLPPFFKQGTRVCWRVSTVRKFLQEFEQGMHAPAKPGRKRQAPPTLASIR from the coding sequence ATGGAACAAGAAATCATCCACATTCCTGAGCTGGCCAAGATGCTTGGCCGTTCGGAATCGGCAATTCGCAGTGCGCGGCAGGCTGGGGCATCCTGGCTGCCGCCGTTCTTCAAGCAGGGTACGCGGGTGTGCTGGCGCGTCAGCACCGTGCGCAAGTTCCTGCAGGAGTTCGAGCAGGGCATGCACGCACCGGCCAAGCCGGGGCGAAAGCGCCAGGCCCCGCCGACGCTCGCCAGCATCCGCTAG
- a CDS encoding DUF551 domain-containing protein: protein MSGWIKCSEQMPELPKGGGKAWVIVYTPARKAQSAFNGARFLYWNGIDWRYGDGSRFEHRVTHWQPHLTPPTE from the coding sequence ATGAGCGGCTGGATCAAGTGCTCTGAGCAAATGCCCGAGCTGCCCAAGGGTGGCGGTAAGGCCTGGGTCATCGTCTACACCCCGGCACGGAAAGCGCAAAGCGCCTTCAACGGCGCCCGGTTCCTCTACTGGAACGGCATTGACTGGCGATACGGGGATGGCTCGCGCTTCGAGCACCGCGTGACGCACTGGCAGCCACACCTCACCCCACCCACCGAGTAA
- the sohB gene encoding protease SohB codes for MEFLAEYASFLAKTATLVIAVLVVLSAFAGLRGKGRRKAGGQLQVTRLNDFYKELRERLDSGLLEKAQLKLLRKQQAKADKKSKKAKPSDKRRVFVLDFDGDIKASATDNLRHEITALLTLATPQDEVVLRLESGGGLVHSYGLASSQLARIRQAGIPLTVCIDKVAASGGYMMACIAEKIVSAPFAVIGSIGVVAQLPNVNRLLKKHDIDVEVLTAGEYKRTLTVFGENTEKGREKFQEDLDVTHQLFKDFVGRYRPQLHIDEVATGEVWLGVAALNRQLVDELGTSDEYLSTCAREANLFHLHYAEHKSLPQRIGMSASGAVESGLVSLWSKLGRLR; via the coding sequence GTGGAGTTTCTTGCCGAGTACGCGAGCTTTCTCGCCAAAACCGCCACGCTGGTTATCGCCGTTCTGGTCGTGTTGTCGGCGTTCGCCGGTCTGCGCGGCAAAGGCCGACGCAAGGCAGGCGGGCAATTGCAGGTCACGCGCCTGAACGATTTCTATAAAGAGCTGCGCGAGCGGCTGGATTCGGGCCTTCTGGAAAAGGCGCAGCTCAAGCTGCTGCGCAAGCAACAGGCCAAGGCCGACAAGAAGTCGAAGAAGGCCAAGCCTTCGGACAAGCGCCGGGTGTTCGTGCTGGACTTCGATGGCGATATCAAAGCCTCGGCCACCGACAACCTGCGTCATGAAATTACCGCACTGCTGACCCTTGCCACCCCTCAGGATGAAGTGGTGCTGCGTCTGGAAAGCGGCGGTGGGCTGGTGCACAGCTATGGCCTGGCCTCCTCGCAACTGGCGCGCATTCGCCAGGCCGGTATTCCACTGACGGTGTGCATCGACAAGGTCGCCGCCAGTGGCGGCTACATGATGGCCTGCATCGCCGAGAAGATCGTCAGCGCGCCTTTTGCGGTGATCGGTTCGATTGGCGTGGTGGCGCAATTGCCTAACGTCAACCGGCTGTTGAAGAAGCACGACATCGATGTCGAAGTGCTCACTGCCGGCGAATACAAGCGCACCCTCACCGTGTTCGGCGAGAACACCGAAAAGGGCCGCGAGAAGTTCCAGGAAGATCTCGACGTCACCCACCAGTTGTTCAAGGATTTCGTCGGCCGCTACCGCCCCCAGCTGCACATCGACGAAGTCGCCACCGGCGAAGTCTGGCTCGGCGTCGCAGCGCTGAACCGGCAGTTGGTCGACGAGCTGGGAACCAGCGACGAATACCTCAGCACCTGCGCCCGCGAAGCCAACCTGTTCCACCTGCACTACGCCGAACACAAGAGCCTGCCCCAGCGCATCGGCATGAGCGCCAGCGGCGCAGTGGAGAGCGGCCTGGTATCGCTGTGGAGCAAACTTGGCAGGCTTCGCTAA
- a CDS encoding single-stranded DNA-binding protein, translating into MARGVNKVILVGTCGQDPQTRYLPNGNAVTNLSLATSEAWTDKQTGQKVEKTEWHRVVLFGKVAEIAGEYMRKGSQCYIEGKLKTREWEKDGIKRYSTEVHVDINGTMQLLGGRPENQGGGQQQQRQPQQHHQSNRQGQQAQQQRQQPQQQAQDFDSFEDDIPF; encoded by the coding sequence ATGGCCCGTGGAGTAAACAAAGTCATCCTGGTAGGCACCTGCGGCCAGGATCCCCAGACCCGCTACCTGCCCAACGGCAACGCGGTAACCAACCTGAGTCTTGCCACCAGCGAGGCTTGGACCGATAAGCAGACCGGCCAGAAGGTTGAGAAAACCGAATGGCACCGGGTCGTGCTGTTCGGCAAGGTCGCCGAGATCGCCGGCGAGTACATGCGCAAAGGCTCGCAGTGCTACATCGAGGGCAAGCTCAAGACCCGCGAGTGGGAGAAGGACGGCATCAAGCGATACAGCACCGAGGTGCATGTCGACATCAACGGCACGATGCAACTGCTGGGAGGCCGGCCGGAAAATCAGGGCGGCGGGCAGCAGCAACAGCGCCAGCCACAGCAGCACCACCAGAGCAATCGGCAGGGCCAGCAGGCGCAGCAGCAACGCCAACAGCCGCAACAGCAGGCCCAAGACTTCGACAGCTTCGAAGATGATATTCCGTTCTAG
- a CDS encoding LLM class flavin-dependent oxidoreductase — MKFSLFVHMERWDDQVSHRQLFEDLTELTLMAEAGGFSTVWIGEHHAMEYTISPSPMPLLAYLAARTETIHLGAGTIIAPFWNPIRVAGECALLDVISNGRMEVGLARGAYQFEFDRMANGMPATDGGKALREMVPVVRKLWEGDYAFEGEVYKFPTSTSVPKPVQAGMPPMWIAARDPDSHNFAVKNGCNVMVTPLMKGDEEVLDLKNKFQAALDNNPEVPRPQLMVLRHTHVHSADEPDGWKIGAQAISRFYRTFDAWFGNKTTPVNGFLEPSPESKFAEVPAFDLDNIRKNTMIGTPEEVIARIKYYQELGVDEFSFWCDNSLPHAEKKKSLELFIKEVVPAFA, encoded by the coding sequence ATGAAATTTTCGCTGTTCGTGCACATGGAACGTTGGGATGACCAGGTCAGCCACCGCCAGTTGTTCGAAGACCTCACCGAACTGACCCTGATGGCCGAAGCAGGCGGGTTCAGCACGGTGTGGATCGGCGAGCACCACGCCATGGAATACACCATTTCGCCCAGCCCGATGCCGCTGCTGGCCTATCTGGCCGCCCGCACCGAGACCATCCACCTGGGTGCCGGCACCATCATTGCGCCTTTCTGGAACCCGATCCGGGTTGCCGGTGAATGCGCCCTGCTCGACGTGATCAGCAATGGCCGCATGGAAGTGGGTCTGGCCCGTGGCGCCTACCAGTTCGAGTTCGACCGCATGGCTAACGGCATGCCGGCCACCGACGGTGGCAAGGCCCTGCGGGAAATGGTGCCCGTGGTACGTAAACTGTGGGAAGGCGACTACGCCTTCGAAGGCGAGGTGTACAAATTCCCCACCTCCACCAGCGTACCCAAGCCCGTGCAAGCCGGCATGCCACCGATGTGGATCGCCGCCCGCGACCCTGACTCGCACAATTTCGCAGTGAAGAACGGCTGCAACGTGATGGTCACGCCGCTGATGAAGGGCGATGAAGAAGTGCTCGACCTGAAGAACAAGTTCCAGGCCGCTCTGGACAACAACCCCGAAGTGCCGCGCCCGCAATTGATGGTGCTGCGTCACACCCACGTGCACAGCGCCGATGAGCCCGATGGCTGGAAGATCGGCGCCCAGGCGATCTCGCGCTTCTACCGCACCTTCGATGCCTGGTTCGGCAACAAGACCACCCCAGTCAACGGCTTCCTCGAGCCAAGCCCGGAATCGAAATTCGCCGAAGTGCCGGCGTTCGACCTGGACAACATCCGCAAGAACACCATGATCGGCACCCCCGAAGAGGTGATCGCGCGGATCAAGTACTACCAGGAACTGGGCGTCGACGAGTTCAGCTTCTGGTGCGACAACAGTTTGCCCCACGCCGAGAAGAAAAAATCCCTTGAGCTGTTCATCAAGGAAGTGGTGCCTGCGTTCGCCTGA
- a CDS encoding flavin reductase family protein — protein MIDATVYKHVLGSFPSGVTVITTLDDDGAIVGLTASAFSSLSMDPPLVLFCPNYSSESYPVLIQKKRFAIHLLSGEQQAEAYAFARKGKDKAAGIQWSLSELGNPILAGATAVIECELWREYEGGDHAIMVGKVQNLIVPAQAPQPLVYCHGKMASLPALA, from the coding sequence ATGATCGACGCAACTGTCTATAAGCACGTCCTGGGCTCGTTCCCCTCCGGCGTCACGGTCATCACTACTCTGGATGACGACGGCGCAATCGTCGGCCTGACCGCCAGTGCTTTCTCCTCCCTGTCGATGGACCCGCCGCTGGTGCTGTTCTGCCCCAATTACAGCTCCGAATCCTATCCTGTGCTGATTCAGAAAAAGCGCTTCGCCATTCACCTCTTGTCGGGTGAACAGCAGGCCGAGGCCTACGCCTTCGCCCGCAAAGGCAAGGACAAGGCAGCCGGTATCCAATGGAGCCTGAGCGAGCTGGGCAATCCGATTCTGGCAGGCGCCACGGCGGTCATCGAGTGCGAGCTGTGGCGCGAATACGAAGGTGGCGACCACGCCATCATGGTCGGCAAGGTGCAGAACCTGATCGTTCCCGCGCAAGCCCCGCAACCGCTGGTGTACTGCCACGGCAAGATGGCCAGCCTGCCCGCCCTGGCCTGA
- a CDS encoding methyl-accepting chemotaxis protein yields MQFRNMKIGRRAASVFALLGALVLMMGLVALYETQQMDKATDEIRLTWTPAVLALSGVGTDIGRVRALTLRAMLDDDASERSRNLAETERVNTELVGQIQRYAQTLDEADEKALFTTFEDAWQRYSTLQTQVQQLIASTQDTQAKALITGPLAADADAMMSALQALIAFNGKGAQDASQYSSDVADEAFTAIIAALVLIMLALAAIATLLTRSIVVPLADAVAVAERVATGDLTQDIHVHGRDEPALLLRALSGMQHSLRETLRQIAASSDQLASASEELHTVTEDTSRGLHQQSAEIDQAATAVNQMTAAVEEVASNAVSTADASKGADQNTRDGRDQVNQALASIEHLVSDVAGTAREIEQLAGHANEISRVLDVIGAIAGQTNLLALNAAIEAARAGEAGRGFAVVADEVRALAHRTQESTEEIEAMIAGIQTGTGRAVSAMHSSQGRANGTLEVAQGAGQALEVIAEAITSINQRNLVIASASEEQAQVAREVDRNLVNIRDLAMQTSAGANQTSAAAQDLSRLAVDLNGLVAKFKV; encoded by the coding sequence ATGCAGTTTCGCAACATGAAGATCGGTAGACGGGCCGCGAGCGTATTCGCCCTACTTGGGGCACTGGTGCTGATGATGGGGCTTGTCGCGCTCTATGAAACTCAGCAGATGGACAAAGCCACCGACGAAATTCGCCTGACCTGGACCCCCGCAGTGCTGGCGCTGAGCGGTGTGGGTACCGACATCGGACGCGTCCGCGCCCTCACCTTGCGCGCCATGCTCGATGACGATGCCAGTGAACGCAGCCGCAACCTGGCCGAGACCGAGCGGGTCAACACCGAGCTGGTTGGGCAGATTCAGCGTTACGCCCAGACCCTTGACGAAGCCGACGAAAAAGCCCTGTTCACGACCTTTGAAGATGCCTGGCAGCGCTATAGCACGCTGCAGACGCAAGTGCAGCAGTTGATCGCCAGCACTCAGGATACACAGGCCAAGGCGCTGATTACCGGCCCACTGGCAGCGGACGCCGATGCCATGATGAGCGCCTTGCAGGCACTGATCGCCTTCAACGGCAAAGGCGCCCAGGATGCCTCGCAATATTCGAGTGACGTGGCCGATGAAGCCTTCACTGCAATCATCGCGGCGCTGGTGCTGATCATGCTGGCCCTGGCCGCTATCGCCACCCTCCTCACCCGCAGCATCGTTGTGCCCCTGGCCGATGCAGTTGCGGTCGCCGAGCGTGTGGCCACCGGCGACCTGACCCAGGACATTCACGTGCACGGTCGCGACGAACCGGCTTTGCTGTTGCGCGCCTTGAGCGGCATGCAACACAGCTTGCGCGAGACCTTGCGGCAGATCGCCGCCTCTTCTGATCAGTTGGCCTCGGCCTCGGAAGAGCTGCACACCGTTACCGAAGACACCAGCCGCGGCCTGCATCAACAAAGCGCGGAAATCGACCAGGCCGCCACCGCGGTCAATCAGATGACGGCAGCGGTCGAGGAAGTCGCCAGCAATGCCGTCAGCACGGCCGATGCCTCCAAAGGCGCCGACCAGAACACCCGCGACGGCCGCGACCAGGTCAATCAGGCGCTGGCCTCGATCGAGCATCTGGTCAGTGATGTGGCCGGCACCGCTCGAGAGATCGAGCAACTGGCCGGCCACGCCAACGAAATCAGTCGGGTGCTCGACGTCATCGGCGCGATTGCCGGGCAGACCAACCTGCTGGCGTTGAATGCCGCCATCGAGGCCGCCCGCGCCGGTGAAGCCGGACGCGGGTTTGCAGTGGTGGCTGACGAAGTGCGCGCGTTGGCCCACCGCACCCAGGAATCGACCGAGGAAATAGAAGCGATGATCGCTGGCATCCAGACTGGCACCGGGCGCGCGGTCAGTGCCATGCACAGCAGCCAGGGGCGCGCCAACGGCACCCTGGAGGTCGCGCAAGGCGCGGGGCAGGCGCTGGAGGTGATCGCCGAGGCCATCACCTCGATCAACCAGCGCAACCTGGTCATTGCCAGCGCCTCGGAGGAGCAGGCGCAGGTGGCACGCGAAGTCGACCGTAACCTGGTGAACATCCGTGACCTGGCGATGCAGACCTCTGCCGGCGCCAACCAGACCAGCGCCGCCGCCCAGGACCTCTCGCGTCTGGCAGTAGACCTCAATGGCCTGGTCGCCAAGTTCAAGGTCTGA
- a CDS encoding purine-cytosine permease family protein: protein MSQPSSQKQFVENHTVDYVPPAERHGKARDLFTLWFSTNIAPLPIVTGAMVVQVFHLNLLWGLIAIALGHLLGGAVLALASAQGPQLGIPQMVQSRGQFGRYGALLIVFFTALIYVGFFISNIVLAGKSIHGIAPSVPMPTAIVVGALSATAIGVIGYRFIHSLNRIGTWVMGSALLAGFIMMFTQELPADFFSRGAFNLSGFIATVSLGTIWQISFSPYTSDYSRYLPREIGIAKPFWATYFGATLGTILCFSFGAIAVLSVPEGVEAMDAVKQATGWLGPILMVLFLLNIISHNALNLYGAVLSIVTAIQTFFASWTPSVKVRVVLAAVILLACGAVALNASANFISQFIGLILALLVVLVPWAAINLIDFYLIKKGEYDIASIFSADGGIYGRFNHHAIIAYACGILVQLPFANTALYVGPYSNLIEGADLSWLFGLLVTAPLYYCLATRAKATQAAKAPKPVTVGH, encoded by the coding sequence ATGTCCCAGCCGTCTTCGCAAAAGCAGTTTGTCGAGAATCACACGGTCGATTACGTTCCACCTGCCGAGCGCCATGGGAAGGCGCGTGACCTGTTCACTCTCTGGTTCAGTACCAACATCGCACCACTGCCCATCGTCACCGGGGCGATGGTGGTTCAGGTGTTCCACCTCAATCTGCTTTGGGGCCTGATCGCTATCGCCCTGGGTCATCTGCTGGGCGGTGCAGTGCTCGCGCTTGCCTCGGCCCAGGGGCCGCAACTGGGCATTCCGCAGATGGTGCAGAGCCGCGGCCAGTTCGGTCGCTACGGTGCCTTGCTGATCGTGTTCTTCACCGCGCTCATCTATGTCGGCTTCTTCATTTCCAACATCGTGCTGGCGGGCAAGTCGATTCATGGCATCGCCCCCAGCGTGCCGATGCCGACCGCGATCGTGGTGGGCGCCCTCAGTGCCACGGCCATCGGCGTGATCGGCTACCGCTTCATCCATAGCCTCAACCGGATCGGTACGTGGGTGATGGGTTCGGCGCTGCTGGCAGGCTTCATCATGATGTTCACCCAGGAGCTGCCGGCCGACTTCTTCAGCCGTGGCGCCTTCAACCTGTCGGGCTTCATCGCCACGGTGTCGCTGGGCACCATCTGGCAGATCAGCTTCTCGCCCTACACCTCGGACTACTCGCGCTACCTGCCGCGTGAAATCGGCATCGCCAAACCGTTCTGGGCTACCTACTTCGGCGCTACGCTGGGCACCATTCTGTGCTTCAGCTTCGGTGCCATCGCAGTGCTGAGCGTTCCGGAAGGGGTCGAGGCCATGGATGCAGTGAAGCAGGCCACCGGCTGGCTGGGCCCGATCCTGATGGTGCTGTTCCTGCTCAACATCATCAGCCACAACGCCCTCAACCTGTATGGCGCCGTGCTGTCGATCGTTACTGCGATCCAGACCTTCTTCGCCAGCTGGACCCCCAGCGTCAAAGTGCGTGTCGTGCTCGCAGCGGTGATTCTGCTGGCCTGCGGTGCGGTCGCGCTGAATGCCTCGGCCAACTTCATCAGCCAGTTCATCGGCCTGATCCTGGCGCTGCTGGTGGTGTTGGTGCCTTGGGCTGCGATCAACCTGATCGACTTCTACCTGATCAAGAAGGGCGAGTACGACATCGCGTCGATCTTCAGCGCCGACGGCGGTATCTACGGCCGCTTCAACCATCACGCGATCATCGCTTACGCCTGCGGCATTCTGGTGCAGCTGCCGTTCGCCAACACCGCGTTGTACGTCGGTCCTTATTCGAACTTGATCGAAGGCGCAGACCTGTCCTGGCTATTCGGTCTGCTGGTGACCGCGCCGCTGTACTACTGTCTGGCTACCCGCGCCAAGGCAACCCAGGCGGCCAAGGCGCCCAAACCGGTAACCGTCGGCCACTGA
- a CDS encoding siphovirus Gp157 family protein, whose product MTQLYALTGQMADLAAMCDTDDEGLKQAIQDTMSGIQGEFEVKADSIVMLRRNIEGDILAIDAEIERLVELKRIKANSVTAITDYLRRNMDAANIKSIKRPLFTISLVTGKERVIVDNEQAVPDDLTSVVTKIAPDKNAIAAKLKADREHNDAVRKRMDAGEDCEHELIAEPTWAHLERGESAIRIK is encoded by the coding sequence ATGACCCAGCTATACGCGCTCACCGGTCAGATGGCCGACCTGGCAGCCATGTGCGACACGGACGATGAAGGCCTCAAGCAGGCCATTCAAGACACCATGTCTGGCATACAAGGCGAGTTCGAGGTCAAGGCCGACAGCATCGTCATGCTGCGTCGCAACATCGAGGGCGACATCCTTGCGATCGACGCGGAGATCGAGCGCCTCGTCGAGCTCAAGCGCATCAAGGCGAACAGCGTGACGGCCATCACCGACTACCTGCGCCGGAATATGGACGCTGCCAACATCAAGTCGATCAAGCGGCCGCTCTTCACCATCAGCCTGGTTACCGGCAAAGAGCGGGTGATCGTCGACAACGAGCAGGCGGTGCCTGACGACCTGACCTCGGTGGTGACCAAGATCGCCCCGGATAAAAACGCCATCGCCGCCAAGCTCAAGGCTGACCGCGAGCACAACGACGCTGTGCGCAAGCGCATGGACGCCGGCGAGGACTGCGAACACGAACTGATCGCTGAACCGACCTGGGCTCACCTGGAGCGCGGCGAGAGCGCGATCCGCATCAAGTAA
- a CDS encoding tyrosine-type recombinase/integrase yields MATYEQRPGGAWRAKIRRKGYPSLSATFDTKAEAQRWAAEIEGDMSRARFVDMREAERTTLAEALDRYVREISASKKGAKQENTRANKWKMHALAGKGLAALRSSDFAAYRDEELKAGKSTATVRLDLALISHLFTVAIKDWGIEGLSNPVMKLRMPKGAKERDRRPKAFELAGVIEKAGEIHAEMPAIIQLAVETAMRRSELIGLRRENVKAKHALLEDTKNGTRRLVPLSSKARALLDGLPARLDGRVFSLAPHSVSQYFHRACKAAGVTDLHFHDLRHEGTSRLFEKGLSMMEVSAITGHKTMSMLKRYTHLCPDTLADKLG; encoded by the coding sequence ATGGCTACTTACGAACAGCGCCCAGGCGGCGCATGGCGGGCAAAGATCCGCCGCAAAGGATACCCGTCGCTGTCGGCGACCTTCGACACCAAGGCAGAGGCCCAACGCTGGGCAGCCGAGATCGAGGGCGACATGTCGCGCGCGCGGTTCGTGGACATGCGCGAAGCTGAACGCACGACGCTGGCCGAAGCGCTCGACCGGTACGTGCGCGAGATCAGCGCGTCGAAGAAGGGCGCCAAGCAGGAGAACACCCGGGCGAACAAGTGGAAGATGCACGCGCTGGCCGGAAAAGGGCTGGCGGCGCTGCGGTCAAGCGACTTTGCTGCGTACAGGGACGAAGAGCTCAAGGCGGGAAAGTCCACGGCCACAGTCAGGCTCGACCTGGCGCTGATCAGCCACCTGTTCACGGTGGCAATCAAGGACTGGGGTATTGAGGGGCTGAGCAACCCGGTGATGAAGCTGCGGATGCCGAAGGGGGCAAAGGAGAGGGATCGCCGGCCCAAGGCGTTCGAGCTGGCCGGTGTGATCGAGAAGGCGGGAGAAATTCACGCAGAGATGCCGGCGATCATCCAGCTGGCGGTCGAGACTGCGATGCGCCGCAGCGAACTCATCGGCCTGCGCCGGGAGAACGTGAAGGCGAAGCATGCGCTGCTTGAGGACACCAAGAACGGCACGCGCCGGCTGGTTCCGCTTTCTTCGAAGGCCAGGGCGCTGCTGGACGGGCTGCCCGCGCGCCTGGACGGCCGCGTCTTCTCGCTGGCTCCGCACTCGGTCAGCCAGTATTTCCATCGAGCCTGTAAAGCCGCCGGAGTCACTGACCTGCATTTCCACGACCTGCGCCATGAGGGCACGTCGAGGCTGTTCGAGAAAGGGCTGTCGATGATGGAGGTGAGTGCAATCACGGGGCACAAGACGATGAGCATGCTAAAGCGCTACACCCATCTGTGCCCCGATACCTTGGCCGACAAGCTGGGCTAG
- a CDS encoding amino acid synthesis family protein, which yields MSFEIRKIVTYSEETRIEGFKATDKPVTMVGLAVVIKNPWAGRGFVDDLKPEIRANCSELGELMVERLVAAIGGADKIEAYGKAAVVGADGEIEHASAVIHTLRFGNHYREAVQAKSYLSFTNKRGGPGTSIQIPMMQKDDEGQRSHYITLEMQIEDAPRADEIVVVLGAADGGRLHPRIGNRYIDLEELAAEKANAQ from the coding sequence ATGAGTTTCGAAATCCGCAAGATCGTCACCTACTCCGAAGAGACCCGCATCGAAGGTTTCAAAGCCACTGACAAGCCCGTGACCATGGTCGGCCTGGCCGTGGTGATCAAGAACCCATGGGCGGGCCGCGGGTTCGTTGACGATCTGAAGCCGGAAATCCGCGCCAACTGCTCCGAGCTTGGCGAGCTGATGGTCGAGCGTCTGGTGGCTGCCATCGGCGGCGCCGACAAGATCGAAGCCTACGGTAAAGCCGCTGTGGTCGGCGCCGATGGCGAGATCGAGCACGCCTCGGCAGTGATCCACACCCTGCGCTTCGGCAACCACTACCGCGAAGCGGTACAGGCCAAGAGCTACCTGAGCTTCACCAACAAGCGTGGTGGCCCAGGCACCTCGATCCAGATCCCGATGATGCAGAAAGACGACGAAGGCCAGCGCTCGCACTACATCACCCTGGAAATGCAGATCGAAGACGCGCCGCGCGCCGACGAGATCGTCGTGGTCCTGGGCGCTGCCGACGGTGGCCGTCTGCACCCGCGTATCGGCAACCGCTACATCGATCTGGAAGAACTGGCTGCTGAAAAAGCCAACGCTCAATAA